In Thermococcus camini, a genomic segment contains:
- a CDS encoding ribbon-helix-helix domain-containing protein codes for MAEEKKYTTVSIPKPLYDKIKARIEGTGFTSVSDYVTYVLREVLASLEEEEKEEVFTEEEEEKVKERLRALGYLD; via the coding sequence GGAGAAGAAGTACACCACCGTTTCCATACCAAAGCCCCTCTACGATAAGATAAAGGCCAGGATAGAGGGCACGGGCTTCACTTCGGTTTCGGACTACGTCACCTACGTCCTCCGCGAGGTTCTGGCGAGCCTCGAAGAGGAGGAAAAGGAGGAGGTCTTCACCGAGGAGGAGGAAGAGAAGGTCAAGGAGAGGCTTCGCGCCCTCGGCTACCTCGACTGA